One genomic segment of Hippocampus zosterae strain Florida unplaced genomic scaffold, ASM2543408v3 HiC_scaffold_336, whole genome shotgun sequence includes these proteins:
- the LOC127594962 gene encoding 60S ribosomal protein L18-like yields the protein MTQVMPEGGKEDQLSFTDRKGGRQKQRNLRKPRTTNVQLRGLIKYFTSCRGARPCAFNKVILKRLCQSRTTRCPSHCPGSSRIWVPSLERTAVVVGTVTNDLRLLELPKLRVCALRFTTQAPSPDHQGRRQVCHLRPAGPVEIRTARTTCLMRGPRFREAKRHFGLAPGQKGSTTAPYVRAKSRKFEQGRGTH from the exons ATGACCCAGGTCATGCCCGAGGGAGGAAAGGAGGACCA GTTGTCTTTCACGGACCGCAA GGGTGGCCGCCAAAAGCAGAGGAACCTGCGCAAGCCCAGGACCACAAATGTCCAGCTCAGGGGGCTCATCAAGTACTTCACTTCCTGCAGAGGCGCTCGCCCTTGTGCCTTCAACAAGGTCATCCTCAAGAGGCTCTGCCAATCCAGGACCACCCGTTGCCCATCTCACTGTCCAGGATCGTCAAGAATCTGGGTGCCAAGCCTTGAGCGCACTGCCGTCGTGGTCGGCACCGTCACTAACGACCTGCGCCTGCTCGAGCTGCCCAAGCTGCGGGTCTGCGCGCTGCGGTTCACTACTCAGGCGCCGAGCCCGGATCACCAAGGCCGGCGGCAAGTGTGTCACCTTCGACCAGCTGGCCCTGTCGAGATCCGAACGGCAAGGACCACGTGCCTGATGCGAGGCCCCCGTTTCCGCGAGGCGAAGCGGCACTTCGGGCTGGCGCCCGGGCAGAAAGGCAGCACGACTGCGCCGTACGTTCGGGCCAAGAGCCGCAAGTTCGAGCAAGGCCGTGGCACCCATTGA
- the LOC127594961 gene encoding LOW QUALITY PROTEIN: cathepsin L 2-like (The sequence of the model RefSeq protein was modified relative to this genomic sequence to represent the inferred CDS: inserted 3 bases in 3 codons), with product MKGEVLGYVTGVKNQXSCGSCWSFSAXGALEALAKAKTGSLPSLSEQQLVDCSRSYGNQGCNGGLMEAAFKYAKDHGLTTESAYPYTAKDGSCKSFTAKFKNTGYTSVRGCSDLISALSGRPVSIAVDANNWSRYSSGVFNNCGTRLDHGXLLVGASDQYWKVKNSWGSGWGERGYIRLSKGNTCGLCNQPSYPK from the exons ATGAAGGGTGAGGTGCTG GGTTACGTGACTGGGGTGAAGAACC GCAGCTGCGGGTCCTGCTGGTCGTTCTCTG ACGGCGCCCTCGAGGCCCTTGCGAAGGCAAAGACTGGTAGCCTGCCCTCCCTGTCTGAGCAGCAGCTGGTGGACTGCTCAAGGAGCTATGGCAACCAGGGGTGTAACGGGGGGCTGATGGAAGCCGCATTCAAGTATGCCAAGGACCACGGACTGACCACAGAGTCGGCCTACCCCTACACTGCCAAAGACGGGTCCTGCAAGTCCTTCACCGCGAAGTTCAAGAACACGGGTTACACGAGCGTGCGGGGCTGCTCGGACCTGATCAGCGCACTGAGCGGGAGGCCGGTGTCGATCGCGGTGGACGCCAACAACTGGTCGCGGTACAGCTCGGGCGTGTTCAATAACTGCGGGACGAGGCTGGACCACG TGCTGCTGGTGGGCGCGAGCGATCAGTACTGGAAGGTGAAGAACTCGTGGGGCAGCGGCTGGGGCGAGCGCGGCTACATCCGGCTGAGCAAGGGCAACACCTGCGGCCTGTGCAACCAGCCCTCCTACCCTAAATGA